The following are encoded in a window of Gemmatimonadota bacterium genomic DNA:
- a CDS encoding methanogen output domain 1-containing protein gives MTDPAPAPEADAVPLDRDRFLRSLLRHLSGTLQDVVGVEEAAGLISVVGQEIGEEIGTMYRAHAGTDRLDREQVEHALVDLKRRIDGDFYVIERSDDAVVLGNRRCPFGAAVAGRPSLCMMTSNVFGSIAAHDLGYAKVELQETIARGDRECRVVVHLSETAAARAAQGREYYRGPDAR, from the coding sequence ATGACCGACCCCGCTCCGGCCCCCGAGGCCGACGCGGTCCCCTTGGACCGCGACCGCTTCCTGCGCTCCCTGCTGCGCCACCTCTCCGGCACCCTCCAGGACGTCGTCGGAGTCGAGGAGGCGGCCGGGCTGATCAGCGTCGTGGGTCAGGAGATCGGCGAGGAGATCGGCACCATGTACCGCGCCCACGCGGGGACGGACCGCCTGGACCGCGAGCAGGTGGAGCACGCCCTGGTGGACCTCAAGCGGCGCATCGACGGCGACTTCTACGTCATCGAGCGCTCCGACGACGCCGTGGTGCTCGGGAATCGCCGGTGTCCCTTCGGTGCGGCCGTAGCGGGTCGCCCGTCGCTCTGCATGATGACGTCGAACGTGTTCGGCTCCATCGCCGCCCACGACCTCGGGTACGCGAAGGTCGAGCTCCAGGAGACCATCGCCCGCGGAGACCGTGAATGCCGGGTGGTCGTGCACCTGAGCGAAACCGCGGCGGCGCGGGCGGCGCAGGGGCGGGAATACTACCGGGGACCCGACGCGCGTTGA
- a CDS encoding ATP-binding protein, whose protein sequence is MEAANQATRTVWAESGAGTDLAARATAPATFRRYLALASRSTSPIPGSVRFDFAPATWRCDASRLPDGNGSDAARVLVHLRPAIETSARFVALNRQIERLYAEVRRRAQLEQERTALIEAERDAREEAERANRLKDEFLATVSHEMRTPLQAILGWVSLLRTQPEDGAIRAQGLEIIERQVDAQVRLTEDLLDTSRAMAGRLRLALEPVELEHLVREAVDSMRPTAEARQIRLDYLADTGPCTISGDPQRLHQIAWNLLSNAIKFTPKGGRVQVQLRRVNSHVELVVSDTGEGIAPDVLPYIFDRFRQADGTSTRRHGGLGLGLSIVRHLTELHGGMVLAESEGVGRGASFVVNLPLPLFRPQEALLPHGGDHRSTRSGTLASLRVLLVEDHDDSREMLETVLTLAGASVSAFAATDGALRAYEQEAFDLVISDLQMPGEDGFTFLRKLRDFERSSGRRTVPAVAVTAHAIQDGRRHALEAGFQAVLGKPVAPGELVALARSLHASSTPSSDAGARDAAPTSADGAATRTAAVRTDAADPTDTQTVA, encoded by the coding sequence GTGGAAGCCGCGAACCAGGCCACGCGCACGGTGTGGGCGGAGAGCGGCGCTGGAACGGACCTGGCCGCACGCGCCACCGCTCCCGCGACGTTCCGCCGCTACCTTGCGCTGGCGAGCCGTTCGACGTCCCCCATCCCGGGCTCCGTGCGCTTCGACTTCGCGCCGGCAACGTGGCGCTGCGACGCCAGCCGGCTGCCGGATGGGAACGGATCCGACGCGGCCCGCGTGCTCGTCCACCTGCGGCCCGCCATCGAGACCAGCGCGCGCTTCGTGGCGCTGAACCGGCAGATCGAGCGGCTCTACGCCGAGGTGCGGCGGCGGGCGCAGCTCGAGCAGGAGCGGACCGCCCTCATCGAGGCGGAGCGGGACGCGCGCGAGGAGGCGGAGCGCGCCAATCGACTCAAGGACGAGTTCCTGGCCACCGTCTCGCACGAGATGCGGACGCCGTTGCAGGCCATCCTGGGCTGGGTGAGCCTGTTGCGCACCCAGCCGGAGGACGGGGCCATCCGCGCGCAGGGCCTCGAGATCATCGAGCGCCAGGTCGATGCGCAGGTGCGCCTGACCGAAGACCTCCTGGACACCTCGCGGGCGATGGCCGGCCGGCTCCGGCTCGCGCTCGAGCCTGTGGAGCTCGAGCACCTGGTGCGCGAAGCGGTCGATTCCATGCGTCCCACCGCGGAGGCGCGGCAGATCCGGCTGGACTACCTCGCCGACACGGGTCCCTGCACCATCAGCGGGGATCCGCAGCGCCTGCACCAGATCGCATGGAACCTGCTCTCCAACGCGATCAAGTTCACGCCCAAGGGTGGCCGCGTGCAGGTCCAGCTGCGCCGGGTCAACTCCCATGTCGAGCTGGTCGTCAGCGACACCGGCGAAGGCATCGCGCCGGACGTGTTGCCCTATATCTTCGACCGCTTCCGTCAGGCGGACGGCACCTCCACGCGCCGGCACGGTGGCCTGGGGCTCGGCCTGTCCATCGTCCGACACCTCACCGAGCTCCATGGCGGGATGGTGCTGGCGGAGAGCGAGGGCGTGGGCAGAGGTGCGTCGTTCGTCGTGAATCTGCCGCTCCCGCTGTTCCGGCCCCAGGAGGCACTCCTGCCCCACGGCGGTGACCACCGTTCCACCCGCTCGGGCACGCTGGCCTCTCTGCGGGTGCTCCTGGTCGAGGATCACGACGATTCCCGCGAGATGCTGGAGACCGTCCTGACGCTGGCGGGCGCGTCGGTGTCGGCCTTCGCCGCCACCGATGGCGCCCTGCGCGCTTACGAGCAGGAGGCCTTCGATCTCGTGATCAGCGACCTGCAGATGCCGGGCGAGGACGGCTTCACCTTCCTGCGCAAGCTCCGTGACTTCGAGCGATCCTCCGGCCGGCGTACCGTGCCGGCGGTCGCCGTGACCGCACACGCCATCCAGGACGGTCGCCGGCACGCGCTGGAAGCCGGCTTCCAGGCGGTCCTGGGCAAACCGGTCGCACCCGGCGAGCTGGTGGCACTGGCCCGTTCCCTGCACGCCAGCAGCACACCCTCCTCCGATGCGGGCGCGCGTGACGCGGCGCCGACCAGCGCGGACGGCGCGGCCACCAGGACCGCCGCCGTGCGGACGGACGCCGCGGATCCAACGGACACCCAGACCGTCGCCTGA
- a CDS encoding ABC transporter permease, with protein MERLLQDLQYALRGLRKSPGFTAVAVITLALGIGVNSSIFGIVNAVLLRPLPVEAPQELVDIYGYRSTSPGHETHSYPDYLDYRAQTETLSGLMGYVNFFANFTQGGNAELVVGEMVTDNYFQVLGVQPALGRAFLPEEYAAPGATPVAVLSHALWQTRFGADPDVVGRTFRMNGIVYTVVGVAPATFAGMFPALSAQMWIPTAMVAEVEPLGAQRGSLGAGPGQTRLDLRGGRWLWLRGRMQPGVTVEQVQAEFSGMTARLAAQYPQTNELERTTVLATNDVRINPDFDSTVAPAGMVLLGAVGLVLLVACANLANMMLARSASRRRELAVRLALGASRGRLIRQLLTESLVVALAGGAVAFAVSAWLAGLIARIQPPLPIDIGLRIAPDWRVLVFTLLAAVLTGILFGLVPALRASKPELVPALKDSGDGATGRARRIELRDALVVGQVALSLVLLVGGALLVRSLSVAQRVDLGYDVDRIAQLSLAMEMNGYDGERGGAFLENGRLRLAALPEVEAVGLTSRLPLSLNNNGFGVFIDGHQSSGADRPYGLDGASVDEGYFAALDLRIVRGRALERADREESRRVAVITEEMAQRFWPDQDALGREFRTSWEGQPWQIVGIVENYKVDTPGEAPKPYIHIPLSMQSGFGIYLVRTSTSARSVLPALERELRALDPEMVFLDTGDLRAAADVRLFPIRAGAWLIGAFGLLALVLAAVGLYGVIGYAVSRRIREIGIRKALGAEPGSVVGMVLRQGMTRVALGGGIGVVLAVLGARALSSVLYVGSFDLVSFALAMAVLALVALSANWLPARRAAHIDPIRALRQE; from the coding sequence ATGGAACGGCTGCTCCAGGACCTCCAGTACGCCCTGCGCGGGCTCCGCAAATCGCCGGGCTTCACCGCGGTCGCGGTGATCACGCTCGCGCTGGGCATCGGCGTCAACAGCTCCATCTTCGGGATCGTCAACGCAGTCCTGCTCCGACCCCTGCCGGTCGAGGCGCCGCAGGAGCTCGTCGACATCTACGGCTACCGCTCCACGTCTCCCGGCCACGAGACGCATTCATACCCCGACTACCTCGACTACCGCGCCCAGACCGAGACGCTCTCGGGGCTCATGGGCTACGTGAACTTCTTCGCCAACTTCACGCAGGGCGGCAACGCCGAGCTGGTCGTGGGCGAGATGGTCACGGACAACTACTTCCAGGTGCTGGGCGTGCAGCCCGCCCTCGGGCGCGCCTTCCTGCCGGAGGAATACGCGGCACCGGGCGCCACGCCCGTGGCCGTGCTCAGTCACGCCCTCTGGCAGACCCGGTTCGGCGCCGATCCCGACGTGGTGGGACGCACGTTCCGTATGAACGGCATCGTCTACACGGTGGTAGGCGTGGCGCCCGCGACGTTCGCAGGGATGTTCCCGGCCTTGAGCGCGCAGATGTGGATCCCCACCGCGATGGTCGCGGAGGTCGAGCCGCTGGGAGCGCAGCGCGGGTCGCTGGGCGCGGGTCCCGGGCAGACCCGTCTCGACCTCCGCGGAGGTCGTTGGCTCTGGTTGCGGGGGCGGATGCAGCCGGGTGTGACCGTGGAGCAGGTCCAGGCGGAGTTCTCCGGCATGACCGCCCGCCTGGCCGCACAGTACCCGCAGACCAACGAGCTCGAACGCACCACGGTGCTGGCCACGAACGACGTGCGCATCAACCCGGACTTCGACAGCACGGTGGCCCCGGCCGGAATGGTCTTGTTGGGCGCGGTCGGGCTGGTGTTGCTCGTCGCATGCGCCAACCTGGCCAACATGATGCTGGCGCGCTCCGCCAGTCGACGACGCGAGCTCGCCGTGCGCCTGGCGCTGGGCGCGAGCCGGGGCCGGTTGATCCGCCAGCTCCTCACCGAGAGCCTCGTGGTGGCGCTGGCCGGAGGCGCGGTCGCGTTCGCCGTCTCCGCCTGGCTGGCGGGCTTGATCGCCCGCATCCAACCGCCGCTCCCGATCGACATCGGGCTGCGCATCGCCCCCGATTGGCGCGTGCTGGTGTTCACGCTGCTGGCCGCCGTCCTCACCGGGATCCTGTTCGGTCTGGTACCGGCGCTCCGGGCCTCGAAGCCCGAGCTCGTGCCGGCGCTCAAGGACTCCGGGGACGGAGCCACGGGGCGCGCCCGCCGCATCGAGCTGCGGGACGCGCTGGTGGTGGGTCAGGTGGCGCTGTCGCTGGTGCTCCTGGTGGGCGGCGCGCTCCTGGTGCGCAGTCTCTCCGTCGCGCAACGCGTGGACCTGGGCTACGACGTGGACCGCATCGCCCAGCTCTCGCTGGCGATGGAGATGAACGGCTACGACGGCGAACGGGGCGGCGCCTTCCTGGAGAACGGACGCCTGCGCCTGGCTGCGCTGCCCGAGGTCGAGGCCGTCGGCCTCACCAGCCGGTTGCCGCTCTCGCTCAACAACAACGGATTCGGCGTCTTCATCGACGGGCACCAGAGCTCGGGGGCCGACCGACCCTATGGGCTGGACGGCGCCTCCGTGGACGAGGGGTACTTCGCGGCGCTCGATCTACGGATCGTGCGCGGACGGGCCCTCGAGCGCGCCGACCGCGAGGAGAGCCGTCGGGTCGCCGTGATCACGGAGGAGATGGCGCAGCGGTTCTGGCCGGACCAGGACGCGCTCGGCCGCGAATTCCGCACGTCCTGGGAGGGCCAGCCCTGGCAGATCGTGGGCATCGTGGAGAACTACAAGGTCGACACGCCCGGAGAGGCCCCCAAGCCCTATATCCACATCCCGCTGTCGATGCAGAGTGGCTTCGGGATCTACCTCGTGCGCACGTCGACGTCGGCGCGTTCCGTCCTGCCGGCGTTGGAGCGGGAGCTGCGCGCGCTCGACCCCGAGATGGTCTTCCTGGACACGGGCGACCTCCGGGCTGCCGCCGACGTGCGCCTCTTCCCCATCCGCGCCGGCGCCTGGTTGATCGGCGCGTTCGGTCTGTTGGCGCTGGTGCTGGCCGCGGTGGGGCTGTACGGCGTCATCGGCTACGCGGTCTCCCGCCGCATCCGGGAGATCGGGATCCGCAAGGCGCTCGGCGCCGAGCCGGGCTCCGTGGTGGGGATGGTGCTGCGGCAGGGGATGACCCGCGTGGCGCTGGGCGGTGGGATCGGTGTCGTGCTGGCCGTGCTGGGCGCGCGCGCGCTGTCCAGCGTCCTCTACGTGGGCTCGTTCGATCTCGTGAGCTTCGCGCTGGCCATGGCGGTCCTGGCGCTGGTGGCGCTGTCGGCCAACTGGCTTCCCGCTCGCCGCGCCGCGCACATCGATCCGATCCGGGCCCTCCGGCAGGAGTAG
- a CDS encoding adenylate/guanylate cyclase domain-containing protein, whose amino-acid sequence MTDAKSRHLMAVMFTDVVGYTALMQDDEDAARDQRARHRAVLGATVAEHGGELLQYFGDGSLSIFPSAVNALRAAVRIQQDAQREPGLPLRVGIHQGEVSFDSQGAYGDSVNIAARIEALGVPGSVLISGKVHDDVKNQPAMSTLLLGLFALRNVQRPVEVYAVAADGLIVPSPDQLRGAKGGDLLEPAPSPGAFTGGPVRSGTVRRLASDRMLLLTAAVALLFALAFTWTHFREPSRPLARFDVTPPEGRSLLPNVSGVDIALGPGGDRLVYVGEAGGGTQLWTRTLAELRPSPVPGTANARDPVFAPDGRTLAFRAGESLRTVSLGGGASGTLVPRGLSGGPDWSDDGFLYFPSGGVLHRIAAHGGEPEAWTPPTDGVQRFPQALPGGRGLLFTIESPGTPERGTVAAWIPGEDTVRTLVTGTRGRYVDPGFLLFSTADGALRAAPFDLRRLRITGPSVVLLDDDDLRGGPASKFVLSRQGDLLYRTGVVDPIAMRFMWVSLSGAAEPVDPEWIFDPGQDNRGWSLSPDGTRIALKAVTDLGPDIWIKSVPDGPLSRFTYSEGEERMPRWSPDGTHVSFLSDRNGNLDLWRRAADGRDTASVVVDMEQSIAEAAWSRDGTAVVLRTAGAAGIVGNRDLFVFRPGVDTVPAPLIASPFDEAAPALSPDGRWLAYHSDETGRREVFVRPFPEVGSGKFQISDGGGRGAVWAHSGDAIFYVSDEGGTNVGTRLLVEASVDAGPPFTVLERRPLFTIEDSFYFANNSTSYQVAPGDDRFLMARYVGSGARVEMVLVQGFTQELARLSRR is encoded by the coding sequence ATGACCGACGCCAAGAGCCGTCACCTGATGGCCGTGATGTTCACCGACGTGGTGGGCTACACGGCCCTGATGCAGGACGACGAGGACGCGGCCCGGGACCAGCGCGCCCGTCATCGCGCCGTGCTCGGCGCCACCGTGGCCGAGCACGGAGGCGAGCTGCTGCAGTACTTCGGCGACGGCAGCCTCAGCATCTTCCCCAGTGCCGTCAACGCGCTACGGGCCGCCGTCCGCATCCAGCAGGACGCGCAGCGCGAGCCGGGGCTGCCGCTGCGCGTCGGCATCCATCAGGGTGAGGTCAGCTTCGACTCGCAGGGCGCGTACGGCGACAGCGTGAACATCGCCGCACGCATCGAGGCCCTGGGTGTACCCGGCAGCGTGCTCATCTCCGGCAAGGTGCACGACGACGTCAAGAACCAGCCGGCCATGTCCACGCTGTTGTTGGGGCTGTTCGCGCTCCGCAACGTGCAGCGACCCGTCGAGGTCTATGCCGTCGCCGCCGACGGGCTGATCGTCCCGTCTCCGGACCAGCTGCGCGGCGCCAAGGGGGGAGACCTCCTGGAACCCGCCCCCTCCCCGGGAGCCTTCACGGGAGGGCCGGTGCGGAGCGGCACGGTCCGGCGCCTGGCCTCGGACCGGATGCTCCTGCTGACGGCCGCGGTGGCGCTGCTGTTCGCCCTGGCGTTCACCTGGACCCACTTCCGCGAACCCAGCCGGCCGCTGGCGCGCTTCGACGTGACGCCTCCGGAGGGTCGGAGCCTGCTGCCCAACGTGAGCGGCGTCGACATCGCCCTGGGCCCCGGTGGCGACCGCCTCGTCTACGTGGGTGAAGCGGGAGGCGGTACGCAGCTCTGGACGCGCACCCTGGCCGAGCTGCGACCCTCGCCCGTGCCCGGCACGGCGAACGCCCGGGATCCGGTCTTCGCACCGGACGGCCGCACACTGGCCTTCCGCGCGGGCGAGAGCCTGCGCACGGTCTCGCTGGGCGGTGGGGCGAGTGGAACACTGGTGCCCCGGGGCCTCTCCGGTGGGCCCGACTGGAGCGACGACGGCTTCCTCTACTTTCCGAGCGGCGGGGTGCTGCATCGCATCGCCGCGCATGGCGGCGAGCCCGAAGCGTGGACACCTCCCACCGACGGGGTGCAGCGCTTCCCGCAGGCGCTTCCGGGCGGACGAGGGCTGCTCTTCACGATCGAGAGCCCGGGCACGCCGGAGCGGGGGACCGTCGCCGCGTGGATCCCCGGGGAGGATACGGTCCGCACGCTCGTCACCGGGACGCGTGGTCGCTACGTGGATCCGGGCTTCCTGCTCTTCTCCACGGCGGACGGCGCGCTGCGCGCCGCCCCGTTCGACCTGCGGCGTCTGCGGATCACCGGCCCCTCGGTCGTGCTGCTGGACGACGACGACCTGCGCGGCGGGCCGGCCTCCAAGTTCGTGTTGTCGCGACAGGGCGACCTGCTCTACCGCACGGGCGTCGTGGATCCGATCGCCATGCGCTTCATGTGGGTCTCTCTGTCGGGCGCGGCCGAGCCGGTCGATCCCGAGTGGATCTTCGATCCCGGGCAGGACAACCGCGGCTGGAGCCTTTCGCCCGACGGCACGCGCATCGCCCTCAAGGCGGTCACCGACCTCGGGCCCGACATCTGGATCAAGAGCGTGCCGGACGGACCCCTCTCCCGCTTCACGTACTCCGAGGGAGAGGAGCGCATGCCGCGCTGGTCGCCGGACGGAACCCACGTCTCATTCCTGTCGGATCGCAACGGCAACCTGGATCTGTGGCGTCGCGCCGCCGACGGCCGTGATACCGCGTCCGTCGTCGTGGACATGGAGCAGAGCATCGCCGAGGCGGCGTGGAGCCGCGACGGCACGGCCGTGGTGCTGCGCACGGCGGGCGCCGCCGGCATCGTAGGGAACCGCGACCTCTTCGTCTTCCGACCCGGCGTGGACACCGTGCCTGCACCGCTGATCGCCTCACCGTTCGACGAGGCGGCGCCGGCGCTGTCCCCCGATGGCCGCTGGCTCGCCTACCACTCCGACGAGACCGGCCGGCGCGAGGTGTTCGTGCGGCCGTTCCCGGAGGTGGGCTCCGGCAAGTTCCAGATCTCCGACGGCGGCGGACGGGGCGCCGTGTGGGCGCACAGCGGAGACGCGATCTTCTACGTCTCCGACGAAGGGGGCACCAACGTGGGCACGCGCCTCCTGGTGGAGGCCTCGGTCGATGCCGGTCCTCCCTTCACGGTTCTCGAACGGCGGCCGCTCTTCACCATCGAGGACAGCTTCTACTTCGCCAACAACTCCACGTCCTACCAGGTGGCGCCCGGCGACGACCGCTTCCTCATGGCCCGCTACGTGGGGTCGGGGGCCCGCGTGGAGATGGTGTTGGTCCAAGGCTTCACCCAGGAGCTCGCGCGGCTGTCGCGACGCTGA
- a CDS encoding amidohydrolase family protein — protein MSRRLHLRRTPLLVSLAAVAAMVVAAPLEAQDLVLVRANVVDVRDGTVRRDATVVVRDGRIVSVGGTAPRDGSVRTVDLQGMYLMPGLIDAHVHISTFDQARRALDSGVTTVRSMGADNYTDVGLGALAAAGTIESPEVVAAGYHVRPSPAEDFFKNHPDLGHYRAGGIVGTEAVRAMARALVSRDIDFIKVNATERAGLPDTDPRKQLYGVEEMRVLVEEARAAGIQGVAAHAHGDEGGRAAVDAGVRSIEHGTYLSPETLARMAEQGTFLVPTVAIVRDLTIPGGDYESPVLQMRGRHMLPRVQETVGHAHRAGVRIVAATDTGYGPNSVVRLSHEVEELVTIGLSAREALQAATVTAAELLGVADRTGHIAEGMEADLIVTERNPLEDVRALQDVLLVVNDGRVAMTKGDWFAAARASSSW, from the coding sequence ATGTCCCGCCGACTGCACCTTCGCCGAACGCCCCTGCTCGTTTCGCTGGCCGCCGTCGCGGCGATGGTCGTCGCCGCGCCGCTCGAGGCGCAGGATCTCGTGCTCGTGCGCGCGAACGTCGTGGACGTCCGCGACGGGACCGTCCGCAGGGACGCCACCGTGGTCGTCCGGGACGGCCGCATCGTGTCCGTGGGCGGGACGGCCCCGCGGGACGGCTCGGTCCGCACGGTCGACCTGCAGGGCATGTACCTCATGCCCGGTCTGATCGACGCTCACGTGCATATCTCCACGTTCGACCAGGCCCGCCGCGCGCTCGATTCCGGCGTGACCACGGTCCGCAGCATGGGCGCCGACAACTACACGGACGTGGGGCTGGGTGCGCTGGCCGCGGCCGGCACCATCGAATCCCCGGAGGTGGTCGCGGCGGGATACCACGTCCGCCCCTCGCCCGCGGAGGACTTCTTCAAGAACCACCCGGACCTCGGACACTACCGTGCCGGAGGCATCGTGGGGACGGAGGCCGTGCGGGCCATGGCGCGCGCGCTCGTGTCGCGGGACATCGACTTCATCAAGGTCAACGCCACCGAGCGGGCCGGTCTGCCCGACACCGATCCGCGCAAGCAGCTCTACGGTGTGGAGGAGATGCGCGTCCTGGTGGAAGAAGCGCGAGCCGCGGGCATCCAGGGCGTGGCGGCGCACGCGCACGGGGACGAAGGCGGTCGGGCGGCGGTGGACGCGGGCGTGCGCAGCATCGAGCACGGGACCTATCTGAGCCCCGAGACGCTGGCGCGCATGGCGGAGCAAGGCACCTTCCTGGTCCCGACGGTGGCGATCGTGCGCGACCTGACGATCCCGGGAGGGGACTACGAGAGCCCCGTGCTCCAGATGCGCGGACGGCACATGCTGCCCCGTGTGCAGGAGACCGTCGGCCACGCCCATCGCGCCGGCGTGCGCATCGTGGCGGCCACGGATACGGGCTACGGACCCAACAGCGTGGTGCGGCTCTCCCATGAGGTGGAGGAGCTGGTCACGATCGGGCTGTCCGCCCGGGAGGCTCTGCAGGCCGCGACCGTCACTGCGGCGGAGCTGTTGGGCGTGGCGGATCGCACCGGCCACATCGCCGAGGGCATGGAGGCCGACCTCATCGTGACGGAGCGCAATCCCCTGGAGGATGTGCGCGCCCTGCAGGACGTGTTGCTGGTGGTGAACGACGGACGCGTCGCGATGACCAAGGGCGACTGGTTCGCCGCCGCACGCGCGTCGAGCTCGTGGTGA
- the peaA gene encoding quinohemoprotein amine dehydrogenase subunit alpha — translation MAQPRRLLRLALLTGLILPAPRLQAQATDERIPDGGLPVRDDAVVQSCRRCHAVADDGRMSRISFSRKTPEGWELTVRRMVTLNGVDLDPETARRIVRYLSNAHGLAPEELRPAFYEVERRLDDRDFADDLEPTCTGCHSAARALVQRRTREEWELLVAMHRGYYPLIDFQSFRRGGPPEDGEDPRHPMDKAIDHLAEAYPLETPEWSAWSTAMRPPRLAGSWAVSGTELGRGPIYGRVTITPVPGAEDEFTTETTYRYARDGRTVTRRGRATVYTGYQWRGRSGEGDEALREVLFVERDWRRLSGRWFTGAYDELGIDVELVRSEGPVVLGAWPGLLFSGAAGQTVEVHGLDLPEGLSAGDVDLGQGVRVRGVERLSPERVRLRVDVDAEAGTGPRDLFLAGQNRAAALVVADRVDRIAVTPAWGMARLGGAHFPKGLQRFEAVGFHDGPDGKPETDDDLALGPVDVTWSLEEYAATFGDDDLQFVGRMGSDGTFTPAEDGPNPRRAGARNNVGDVWAVATYAPGGGAAPLRARAHLLVTVPLYMRWDPWTEGR, via the coding sequence ATGGCACAGCCCCGACGCCTTCTCCGCCTGGCCCTGCTGACGGGGCTGATCCTGCCGGCCCCCCGCCTGCAGGCCCAAGCGACCGATGAACGGATCCCCGACGGTGGCCTGCCCGTGCGCGACGACGCGGTGGTGCAGAGCTGCCGGCGGTGCCACGCCGTGGCCGACGACGGGCGCATGTCCCGCATCTCGTTCTCGCGCAAGACGCCGGAGGGGTGGGAGCTGACCGTCCGGCGCATGGTCACGCTGAACGGCGTGGACCTCGATCCAGAAACGGCCCGTCGGATCGTGCGCTACCTGTCCAACGCGCACGGACTGGCACCCGAAGAGCTGCGGCCCGCGTTCTACGAGGTGGAGCGTCGCCTCGACGATCGCGACTTCGCGGACGACCTTGAGCCCACCTGCACGGGCTGCCACTCGGCGGCTCGTGCCCTGGTGCAACGGCGGACGCGCGAGGAGTGGGAGCTGCTGGTGGCCATGCATCGCGGCTACTATCCCCTGATCGACTTCCAGTCCTTCCGCCGCGGCGGTCCCCCCGAGGACGGCGAAGATCCGCGGCACCCCATGGACAAGGCCATCGACCACCTGGCCGAGGCCTATCCGCTGGAGACGCCCGAGTGGAGCGCCTGGTCCACGGCCATGCGGCCCCCGCGTCTGGCGGGTTCGTGGGCGGTGTCGGGGACGGAGCTGGGTCGCGGCCCCATCTACGGACGCGTGACCATCACGCCGGTGCCCGGCGCCGAGGATGAGTTCACGACCGAGACGACCTACCGCTACGCCCGTGACGGACGCACCGTGACCCGGCGCGGCCGCGCCACCGTCTACACGGGCTACCAGTGGCGGGGGCGGAGCGGCGAAGGAGACGAGGCGCTGCGCGAAGTGCTCTTCGTGGAGCGCGACTGGCGCAGGCTCAGCGGTCGCTGGTTCACGGGCGCGTACGACGAGTTGGGGATCGACGTGGAGCTGGTGCGCAGCGAGGGTCCCGTGGTCCTGGGCGCGTGGCCGGGCCTGCTGTTCAGCGGCGCCGCCGGCCAGACGGTCGAGGTGCACGGACTCGACCTGCCCGAGGGCCTGTCGGCCGGCGACGTGGATCTGGGCCAGGGCGTGCGCGTGCGCGGGGTGGAGCGGCTCTCGCCGGAGCGGGTTCGCCTGCGGGTGGACGTCGACGCCGAAGCCGGAACCGGACCCCGCGATCTCTTCCTGGCCGGGCAGAACCGCGCGGCCGCCTTGGTGGTGGCCGACCGCGTGGACCGCATCGCGGTGACCCCGGCGTGGGGAATGGCCCGTCTGGGCGGCGCCCACTTCCCCAAGGGGCTCCAGCGCTTCGAGGCGGTGGGCTTCCACGACGGTCCCGATGGCAAGCCCGAGACGGACGACGACCTGGCCCTGGGCCCCGTGGACGTGACGTGGAGCCTGGAGGAGTACGCAGCCACGTTCGGGGACGACGACCTCCAGTTCGTGGGCCGGATGGGCTCCGACGGAACGTTCACGCCCGCCGAGGATGGGCCCAACCCCCGCCGGGCGGGCGCCCGCAACAACGTGGGTGACGTCTGGGCCGTGGCGACCTACGCGCCCGGTGGTGGCGCCGCGCCCCTGCGCGCCCGCGCCCACCTGCTGGTCACGGTGCCGCTCTACATGCGCTGGGACCCGTGGACGGAGGGCCGATGA
- a CDS encoding NUDIX domain-containing protein yields MRESAGIVLWRRREGRLEVLLVHPGGPFWARKDRGAWSIPKGEIGAQETAEAAAFREFEEELGVRLVGDAWALAPVRQRGGKRVLGFAVEGDLDPASIRSNLVHTEWPRGSGRMLEFPEVDRAEWMELAQARDRVNPAQVALLDELADRVEAHGTDKA; encoded by the coding sequence ATGCGCGAGAGTGCGGGCATCGTCCTGTGGCGCCGGCGAGAAGGCCGCCTGGAGGTGTTGCTGGTCCACCCCGGCGGTCCCTTCTGGGCCCGGAAGGACCGGGGGGCCTGGTCCATCCCGAAGGGCGAGATCGGCGCGCAGGAGACGGCGGAGGCAGCGGCCTTCCGCGAATTCGAGGAGGAGCTGGGCGTGCGGCTCGTCGGCGACGCGTGGGCCCTGGCCCCCGTGCGGCAGCGGGGCGGCAAGCGCGTGCTCGGCTTCGCCGTCGAGGGAGACCTGGATCCCGCGTCCATCCGGAGCAACCTCGTGCACACGGAATGGCCGCGCGGGTCCGGCCGCATGCTCGAGTTCCCCGAGGTCGACCGGGCCGAGTGGATGGAGCTGGCGCAGGCGCGGGACCGCGTGAATCCGGCACAGGTGGCGTTGCTGGACGAGCTGGCCGACCGGGTGGAGGCGCACGGAACGGACAAGGCGTGA